The segment GCGCGAGGATCCACGAGCCGACGGTGGAGAAGCCGTGCAGGCGGGCGTACTCCGGCAGGTAGTTGTAGTACCGGCGCGGCATGCCCCGGGTGCCGAGGATGAACTGGGTGAAGAAGGTCACGTTGAAGCCGACGAAGAGGGTCGCCAGCGCGATCTTCGCCCACTTCTCGTTGTACATGCGGCCGGTCATCTTCGGCCACCAGTAGTGCAGGCCGCCGATGAAGGCGAAGACGGTGCCGCCCATCATCACGTAGTGGAAGTGCGCGACGACGAAGTAGGTGTCGTGGAAGTGCACGTCGGTGGAGAGCGCCGCGAGCGGCAGGCCGGTGAGGCCGCCGATGGTGAACTGGATCAGGAAGACGATCGCGTAGAGCATCGGCGAGGCGAGCCAGTTCGAGCCCTTGAAGAGGGTCGCGGTCCAGTTGAAGATCTTCACCGCCGTCGGGATGGCGATGAAGAAGCTCAGGAAGCTGAAGACCATGCCGGCGTACTCGGACTGCCCCGAGACGAACATGTGGTGGCCCCACACGAAGAAGCCGATGAAGGCGATCGCGAGGGAGGAGATGGCCACGAAGCGGTAACCGAAGATCGGCCGACGGGTGAAGGTCGCGATGATCTCGGAGATCACGCCGAAGGCGGGCACCACCATGATGTAGACGGCGGGGTGCGAGTAGAACCAGAAGAAGTGCTGGTAGAGCACCGGATCGCCGCCGAGGGCCGGGTCGAAGATGCCGATCCCGAGCAGTCGCTCCATCGCGATGAGGAGCAGCGTGATCGCCAGCACCGGGGTGGCGAGGAGCTGGATCACCGAGGTGGCGTAGAGCGCCCAGAGCAGCAGCGGCATCCGGAACCAGGTCATGCCCGGGGCGCGCAGCTTGTGGATCGAGACGATGAAGTTCAGGCCGGTGAGGATCGACGAGAAGCCGAGGATGAACGCTGCCAGCACCATCGAGGTGACGGCGGTGTTCGTCTGCAGCGAGTACGGCGTGTAGAAGGTCCAGCCGGTGTCGATGGCGCCGGCGAAGAGCGAGAAGATCGCGAAGGCCGCGCCGAGGACGTAGACGTAGAAGCTGAGCAGGTTGAGCTTCGGGAAGGCCACGTCCTTCGCGCCGAGCTGCATCGGCAGGAAGAAGTTGCCGAGCGCCGCCGGGATCGACGGCACCAGGAAGAGGAAGACCATCACCGCGCCGTGCAGGGTGAAGAGCTGGTTGTAGGTCTTCGCGCCGACGATGGTCTGGTCCGGCGTGAGCAGCTCGAGGCGGACCAGGATCGCGAAGACGCCGCCGAGGAAGAAGGCGGTGAGGATCGCGACCAGGTACATCATCCCGATGCGCTTGTGATCGACGGTCAGCGCCCAGGACTTGAAGCCTTTGGTCGCGTTCCAGTAGTGGGTGTCCGGCCAGCGGTCCATCTCGGTTGCCGGCACGGGCGTAGCGGTGGTGGTGCTCATAATCGCTTTCCTGAGGCCTAGTTCGCAGGCCCGGCCTTATTAGAGCGTCTTGATGTATTCGATCAGACCGCTGACTTCACGGTCCGAAAGCTGACCCTGGTAGGTGGGCATCACCGGCTGGTAGCCCTGCACCACTTTGGCGTTCGGCTGGAGGATCGACTCGCGGAGGTACTCCTCGTCGACCGGTACGGTCTGGCCGGTGGTGAGCTGCTCCTGCTTGCCGAAGAGGCCCTGGAACGTCGGGCCCACCTTCACCGAACCGTCGGTGGAGTGGCAGGTGAAGCAGGCCTTGCTCGTATAGAGCTTCTCACCGAGCTCCGGCAGCGGCGTGGTGGTGTCCTCCTTCTGGTTCTCCTCCACCCACTTCGCGTAGTCCTCGGGGGTGTGGACCACGATCTTGGCGAGCATGTCCGAGTGGCCGTCGCCGCAGTACTCGGTGCAGAAGACCTGCTGCTCGCCGACCATGGTGGGCTCGAACCAGAAGGTGGTGATCCGGCCGGGGACCACGTCCATCTTGTTCCGGAAGCTCGGAACGAAGAAGGAGTGGATCACGTCCTCGGAGGTCATGATCAGCTTGTACGGCTTGTTGACCTCGACGTGGAGCTCGCCGATCGCCTGCTGGCCGTTCGGGTACTCGAAGTTCCAGAGCCACTTCTTGCCGGTGACCTGGATCTGCTCGGCGCCGCTCGGAGCGCGGGACATCCCCATGAAGCCCTTGAAGCCCCAGAGGAAGACCGCGATCACGAGGATCAACGGGATGATCGACCAGGTCAGCTCCATGGGCAGGTTGTGCGAGGGACCGACACCTTCCCTGTGGCCGCGCTTGTAGCGCCACACGAAGTAGACGATCGCCGCGACGATCCCCACCCAGAAGAACACGCTGAGGTAGTGGATGAAGTAGTAGAGCGCGTCCACGTCCTGGGCGAACGTGGAGGCCTGCGGCGGAAAGAGGATGGAATCGTTGTTGGTCGGCATGACTCTCAACTCTCGCGGCGCGGGGACCGCCGCCACATCACAACCAGAAAGGTGCCGAGGGTCACGAGCGTCACGACGCCCCCCAGCTTCATCATGTTGCGAGCGAAGAGGACGTAGCCCCCCGCCTTGGCGTCATACTGGTAGCAGAAGAGAAGCAGCTGCTCGGTGGTCGATCCGACCCGCCCCTCGGCGGCGTCGAGGACGGCGAGCTTCAGATCCTTCGGCGTGTACTCGATGCCGTAGAGGTAGCGGGCGAGCTTGCCTTCGGGCGAGGCGACCATGATCACGGCAGCGTGCGCCCACTGCTTGCCCTTCTCGTCCCACCGGTAACCGAAGCCCACCGCGTCGGTGAGCCGCTTGATCTCGACCTCGGTGGCGGTGTGGAAGAACCAGCCCTTGCCGGCGCCGTCCTTCCCGAGCTCCTCGAGGATGCTCTCGCGCTTCTGCTTCGCGAGAGCGGTCCCCTCCTTCGGATCGATGCTCACCGTGACGATGTCGAACTCGTCGCCCGGCAGGTAGTCGAGACCTTTGAGCCCCTTGTTGAGCCCGTTGATCACGAGCCCGCAGAGCATCGGGCAGCCGTAGTAGCCCAGGTTGACGATCACCGGCCGGCCCTTGTCGAAGTAGTCGCCGAGCTTGACCTGGCGCCCGTCGTGATCGGTCAGGACCACGTCGAGGGGCAGC is part of the Vulgatibacter sp. genome and harbors:
- the coxB gene encoding cytochrome c oxidase subunit II is translated as MPTNNDSILFPPQASTFAQDVDALYYFIHYLSVFFWVGIVAAIVYFVWRYKRGHREGVGPSHNLPMELTWSIIPLILVIAVFLWGFKGFMGMSRAPSGAEQIQVTGKKWLWNFEYPNGQQAIGELHVEVNKPYKLIMTSEDVIHSFFVPSFRNKMDVVPGRITTFWFEPTMVGEQQVFCTEYCGDGHSDMLAKIVVHTPEDYAKWVEENQKEDTTTPLPELGEKLYTSKACFTCHSTDGSVKVGPTFQGLFGKQEQLTTGQTVPVDEEYLRESILQPNAKVVQGYQPVMPTYQGQLSDREVSGLIEYIKTL
- the ctaD gene encoding cytochrome c oxidase subunit I, with the protein product MSTTTATPVPATEMDRWPDTHYWNATKGFKSWALTVDHKRIGMMYLVAILTAFFLGGVFAILVRLELLTPDQTIVGAKTYNQLFTLHGAVMVFLFLVPSIPAALGNFFLPMQLGAKDVAFPKLNLLSFYVYVLGAAFAIFSLFAGAIDTGWTFYTPYSLQTNTAVTSMVLAAFILGFSSILTGLNFIVSIHKLRAPGMTWFRMPLLLWALYATSVIQLLATPVLAITLLLIAMERLLGIGIFDPALGGDPVLYQHFFWFYSHPAVYIMVVPAFGVISEIIATFTRRPIFGYRFVAISSLAIAFIGFFVWGHHMFVSGQSEYAGMVFSFLSFFIAIPTAVKIFNWTATLFKGSNWLASPMLYAIVFLIQFTIGGLTGLPLAALSTDVHFHDTYFVVAHFHYVMMGGTVFAFIGGLHYWWPKMTGRMYNEKWAKIALATLFVGFNVTFFTQFILGTRGMPRRYYNYLPEYARLHGFSTVGSWILALGFIIIAVYLLKSLRSGAVAGANPWGASTLEWQTASPPPTENFFDTPHVNTGPYVYPDEELAPRRAA
- a CDS encoding SCO family protein: MKRLVAITAAWALAALAAAGVASPAAAQQAPGGLMQPSVPKNVLPSDLEAVRVDERLGEMLPLDVVLTDHDGRQVKLGDYFDKGRPVIVNLGYYGCPMLCGLVINGLNKGLKGLDYLPGDEFDIVTVSIDPKEGTALAKQKRESILEELGKDGAGKGWFFHTATEVEIKRLTDAVGFGYRWDEKGKQWAHAAVIMVASPEGKLARYLYGIEYTPKDLKLAVLDAAEGRVGSTTEQLLLFCYQYDAKAGGYVLFARNMMKLGGVVTLVTLGTFLVVMWRRSPRRES